A genomic region of Bradyrhizobium sp. ORS 278 contains the following coding sequences:
- a CDS encoding acyl-CoA dehydrogenase family protein: MDFALSANQESIRDAVAKICARFDDAYWLKKDKEGGFPADFHKAMADAGWLGICIPEEYGGSGLGILDAAIMMRTIAESGAGMSGASAIHMNVFGLNPVVVFGTKEQRARMLPGIVDGSEKACFAVTEPNTGLNTTQLKTRAVRKGDRYVVNGQKVWISTAQVAEKILLLARTTPLEEVKRPTHGLSLFYTDFDRSRIKVHEIEKMGRKPVDSNELFFEDFEIPVEDRLGEEGRGFDYILHGMNPERILIAAEAVGLGHLALLRASAYARTRNVFNRPIGQNQGVQHPLAKNWMELEAAWLMVLQAGWQYDQGMACGPAANAAKFLAAEAGFHACEQAVMTHGGFGYAREYHVERYLRESLIPRIAPISPQLILSFIAEKVLGLPKSY, translated from the coding sequence ATGGATTTCGCGCTCTCCGCCAATCAGGAATCCATCCGCGATGCCGTCGCGAAAATCTGCGCGCGGTTCGACGACGCCTATTGGCTGAAGAAGGACAAGGAGGGCGGCTTTCCGGCCGACTTCCACAAGGCCATGGCCGACGCCGGCTGGCTCGGCATCTGCATTCCGGAGGAATATGGCGGCTCAGGCCTCGGCATTCTCGATGCCGCGATCATGATGCGCACGATCGCGGAGTCGGGCGCCGGAATGTCCGGCGCCTCCGCGATCCACATGAATGTGTTCGGGCTTAATCCGGTCGTCGTGTTCGGCACCAAGGAGCAGCGCGCGCGGATGCTGCCCGGCATCGTCGACGGCAGCGAGAAGGCGTGCTTCGCGGTGACCGAGCCGAACACCGGACTCAACACCACGCAATTGAAGACCCGCGCGGTGCGCAAGGGCGACCGCTACGTCGTCAATGGGCAGAAGGTGTGGATCTCCACAGCGCAGGTCGCCGAAAAAATCCTGCTGCTGGCGCGCACCACGCCGCTCGAGGAGGTGAAGCGCCCGACCCACGGGCTCAGCCTGTTCTACACCGATTTCGATCGCAGCCGCATCAAGGTGCACGAGATCGAGAAGATGGGCCGCAAGCCGGTCGATTCCAACGAGCTGTTCTTCGAGGACTTCGAAATTCCCGTCGAGGATCGACTGGGCGAGGAGGGGCGGGGCTTCGACTACATCCTGCACGGCATGAACCCCGAGCGGATCCTGATCGCCGCCGAGGCCGTCGGCCTCGGCCATCTCGCGCTGTTGCGCGCCTCGGCCTATGCGCGGACGCGCAACGTGTTCAACCGCCCGATCGGCCAGAACCAGGGCGTCCAGCATCCCCTGGCCAAGAACTGGATGGAGCTCGAGGCAGCCTGGCTCATGGTGCTGCAGGCCGGCTGGCAATACGACCAGGGCATGGCCTGCGGCCCGGCCGCCAACGCCGCAAAATTTCTCGCGGCAGAGGCCGGCTTCCACGCCTGCGAGCAGGCGGTGATGACCCACGGTGGCTTCGGCTATGCGCGCGAGTATCACGTCGAACGTTACCTGCGCGAATCCTTGATCCCCCGCATCGCGCCGATCAGCCCGCAACTGATCCTGTCCTTCATCGCCGAGAAGGTGCTCGGCCTGCCGAAATCGTATTGA
- a CDS encoding CaiB/BaiF CoA-transferase family protein, producing the protein MGPLAGIKVIDMTTVLMGPYAAQTLGDYGADVIKVESPEGDVTRKIGPWRHPGMGPVTLNTNRSKRVICLDLKKPAGRDAVLRMAADADVLLYNIRPQAMARLNLGYEVVSALNPRLIYAGVFGFGQDGPYAAKPAYDDLIQGGAALSHLMAVAGDGTPRYVPNALVDRIVGLTAVGAICASLVHRDRTGRGQRLDVPMFETMSAFIMGDHMGGLTYEPPLDRGGYARHLSQDRRPYKTADGHICVIVYNDKQWDAFFAASGRTDLRADDRFNSFARRAANIDVVYAELARIFATRTTAEWTALLDEADIPVMPMHDLESLLHDPHLVATDFFPVVEHPTEGPIRSTRVSATWSETKAEPQHLAGRPNEHGHEILRELGFSADEIAAMIRDGATMPSPPKE; encoded by the coding sequence ATGGGACCGCTTGCGGGCATCAAGGTCATCGACATGACCACCGTGCTGATGGGGCCGTATGCCGCCCAGACGCTCGGCGACTACGGCGCCGACGTCATCAAGGTGGAATCGCCCGAAGGCGACGTCACCCGCAAGATCGGCCCGTGGCGCCATCCCGGCATGGGGCCGGTGACCCTCAACACCAACCGGAGCAAACGCGTCATCTGTCTCGATCTCAAGAAGCCGGCCGGGCGCGATGCGGTGCTGCGCATGGCTGCGGATGCCGACGTGCTGCTCTACAACATCCGTCCGCAGGCGATGGCGCGGCTGAACCTCGGTTACGAGGTCGTCTCCGCGCTCAATCCGCGGCTGATCTATGCCGGCGTGTTCGGCTTCGGCCAGGACGGGCCCTATGCGGCGAAGCCCGCCTATGACGACCTGATCCAGGGCGGGGCGGCGCTGTCACACCTGATGGCGGTCGCCGGCGACGGCACGCCGCGCTATGTGCCGAACGCGCTGGTCGACCGCATCGTCGGGCTGACCGCCGTCGGCGCGATCTGCGCCAGCCTGGTGCATCGCGACCGCACCGGCCGCGGCCAGCGGCTGGATGTGCCGATGTTCGAGACCATGTCGGCCTTCATCATGGGCGACCACATGGGCGGCCTCACCTACGAGCCGCCGCTCGACCGCGGCGGCTACGCCCGGCATCTGTCGCAGGACCGCCGGCCGTACAAGACCGCCGATGGCCACATCTGCGTCATCGTCTACAACGACAAGCAATGGGACGCATTCTTCGCCGCATCCGGCCGCACCGACCTGCGCGCCGACGACCGCTTCAACAGCTTCGCTCGTCGCGCCGCCAACATCGACGTCGTCTATGCCGAACTGGCGCGAATCTTCGCCACGCGCACCACCGCGGAATGGACCGCGCTGCTCGACGAGGCCGACATCCCGGTCATGCCGATGCACGATCTCGAAAGCCTGCTGCACGATCCGCACCTCGTCGCGACTGATTTCTTTCCCGTCGTAGAGCATCCGACCGAAGGCCCGATCCGCAGCACGCGGGTATCTGCGACCTGGTCAGAGACCAAGGCCGAGCCGCAGCATCTGGCGGGGCGGCCGAACGAGCATGGTCACGAGATCCTGCGCGAGCTCGGATTTTCGGCCGACGAGATCGCCGCGATGATCCGCGATGGCGCAACGATGCCGTCGCCTCCCAAGGAGTGA
- a CDS encoding GFA family protein, protein MTLYQGKCFCGTVELEADGEPEAMGYCHCSSCRSWSAGPVNAFTLWKPSNVRVTKGAEAIGTYHKTDMSHRKYCTKCGGHLMTDHPPLGMIDVYAATIPTLKFTPGVHVNYAESVLPIKDGLPKLKDFPAEFGGSGEMMPE, encoded by the coding sequence ATGACGCTCTATCAGGGCAAATGCTTCTGCGGCACGGTCGAGCTCGAGGCCGATGGCGAGCCGGAGGCGATGGGCTATTGCCACTGCTCCTCCTGCCGCTCGTGGTCGGCGGGGCCGGTCAACGCCTTCACGCTGTGGAAGCCGTCGAACGTGCGCGTGACCAAGGGCGCGGAGGCGATCGGAACCTATCACAAGACCGACATGAGCCACCGCAAATATTGCACCAAGTGCGGCGGGCACCTGATGACGGACCATCCGCCGCTCGGCATGATCGACGTCTATGCCGCGACAATTCCGACGCTGAAATTCACCCCCGGCGTGCACGTCAACTACGCGGAGAGCGTGCTGCCGATCAAGGACGGCCTGCCGAAGCTGAAGGACTTTCCGGCGGAGTTCGGCGGCTCTGGCGAGATGATGCCGGAGTGA